Genomic window (Candidatus Methylacidiphilales bacterium):
CCCGAAATCCGCGAGCTGGACATGAATCCCGTCTTCGCGCTCGAACCCGGCAAGGGCGCCTGCATCGTCGACTGCCGAATCCGCGTTGCCCCGCAAACGGTCGGCCAGCCCGCACGTTACAGCTTCGGTTCTCTGATCTGATCCAGTCGCGATAAGCTTGGAAACTACCGCCACGCGGCCTCCGCGGCGCTTATAGTAGGAGCTTGCACGAGTCCATCGTCAAGACACGTTGCCTCCTGGCCGCTTCGACCTATCCATTACATCGATAAAACTTTATAGACGCTACGGCCAATTTCGAATCACCAGCCAATCTGAAAACACTGAGGTGTGACGATACTACACATATCGAAACATCTACGTACTAACCATCTTACAGAGCCGGATCTAGCCCTCACCTCCTCTAAACATATTTACACGCTCTTCTCGGGATGCTCTCTGAATAATCCAGGAAATACCGCTTGTTCCTTAGGTATTGATGGATTACGCGAGCCCACTGATTTGTGATTATGAGTCACTGTCTCCTACGCCGCTGAAGCCATTCGCAAGCGCTTATCCCTAAGACCAAGAATACGGCCTGATGACTAATCCCCGATTAGGGAACATTATCGCCCCCCCCTTTTTTCTCGCAAAGGATTTCACTCATAGCCGTAGGCCCCCAGTTAATGCTGCATAAAGTCGCCCGCGCGGAACGCCGATCTTCTGAGCAAGCACAGTCACAGTATGTATATCTTGACTCGATTTCGACCATTCCGATCGTATCTCATCAGATAATTTCGACTGCAGCTCTTGCCAGTTTTTGGCAAACGCTCTCTCTCGTTGACTCTTAATATCCACCGGCGTCCTTGCAACTTCCTCTGCCCTTAGATCCTCTCCCAAGATGATCTGTTGATGAACACGATACTCTGTCGCCTTCGCATCAGATATCCCTCTGTAACTCGCCACGATTTTTTCCAGTTCACGGCTTTCCGCCTCCGATAACTCGTATAATGGGCCTCTTGGCGACACGATCATCGCTCCGATTGAAATTTTAACCACTTCGGTCACATTGTGCCTCATCTGAATTTTCAGGTAATGTTCCAGATACGTGCCGATAACTCCCGCTTCTGCTTTTCCCGACGATCCATACCCGTGAATGATCTTGATATCCCTTCGCGGTTCTAGCGAAAGCGCCGCCGAATAAAGACTACGAAACTCCTCCATCGCGCTTCTCAAACTCATTCCGTGGACATCGAGCACTAGAAATTGGGATTTCACTTCATTTTCTGCTACCATTCGCCTTCTCCGGCGACATCTCCGACGTATATTCATATTAATCTCAATAAT
Coding sequences:
- a CDS encoding Smr/MutS family protein, with the protein product MVAENEVKSQFLVLDVHGMSLRSAMEEFRSLYSAALSLEPRRDIKIIHGYGSSGKAEAGVIGTYLEHYLKIQMRHNVTEVVKISIGAMIVSPRGPLYELSEAESRELEKIVASYRGISDAKATEYRVHQQIILGEDLRAEEVARTPVDIKSQRERAFAKNWQELQSKLSDEIRSEWSKSSQDIHTVTVLAQKIGVPRGRLYAALTGGLRL